In a genomic window of Ptiloglossa arizonensis isolate GNS036 chromosome 12, iyPtiAriz1_principal, whole genome shotgun sequence:
- the LOC143153403 gene encoding uncharacterized protein LOC143153403 has protein sequence FQRLSLATDISYEPDLLRKHSSAFFSRTNSTISVQPVYETEIRKTEHVHDQSPDQDYFGDFYDAYAKYDRSDKYTSSDFDTEEASKETLLDEEIDDYEPIGLESILRGICECLEPVRDIQREPTPPPSDPFGEFLDRMRTEVKEGRLSMIFRVPGIGPKVSSNRITNVGLWLADCARRQDGMVGPRNISHFLCPDLQDEPNDETVE, from the coding sequence TTCCAACGCTTGTCGTTGGCAACCGATATATCCTACGAACCAGACCTGTTACGTAAACACTCGTCGGCcttcttttcgcgaacgaacagtaCTATTTCCGTGCAGCCCGTGTACGAGACCGAGATACGCAAGACGGAGCACGTGCACGATCAGAGCCCGGATCAGGATTACTTCGGGGATTTTTACGACGCGTACgccaaatacgatcgaagcgaCAAATACACCTCATCGGACTTCGACACGGAGGAGGCCTCCAAAGAAACTTTACTGGACGAGGAAATCGACGATTACGAGCCAATAGGTCTCGAGAGTATTCTTCGCGGGATTTGCGAGTGCCTCGAACCGGTTCGCGACATCCAACGAGAGCCTACGCCTCCACCATCGGATCCATTCGGCGAGTTCCTTGACAGGATGAGGACCGAGGTGAAGGAAGGCCGTCTGTCGATGATTTTTCGAGTCCCTGGAATAGGCCCGAAGGTCTCGAGCAATCGTATCACCAATGTCGGACTCTGGTTGGCGGATTGCGCTCGTCGACAAGACGGAATGGTCGGTCCGCGAAATATCAGCCATTTTCTATGCCCGGATCTCCAAGACGAGCCCAACGACGAGACTGTCGAGTGA